Proteins from a genomic interval of Thamnophis elegans isolate rThaEle1 chromosome 2, rThaEle1.pri, whole genome shotgun sequence:
- the LOC116502453 gene encoding transcription factor Sp5-like, translated as MFQLWSNEVPSRSHTTMAFGRPKMPYHEQMVASSCGASAHELPLTPPAEAIYSLEWSPVKMLAPTVHPSYTFPEAQDSSNFLQGPWSLGPAVPPAPSSTDDAPWWTLQQPSNFSLGHPLVLSPQPPLAPFLQSPPKGLLSTARRCRRCKCPNCQGASRSHEEPGRKKQHVCHLPGCGKVYGKTSHLKAHLRWHAGERPFICSWLYCGKSFTRSDELQRHLRTHTGEKRFGCQLCPKRFMRSDHLAKHVKTHQGKRVRNVAVVTAAAVGIKRE; from the coding sequence ATGTTTCAACTCTGGAGCAATGAGGTGCCATCACGCTCTCACACAACCATGGCGTTTGGACGACCCAAGATGCCATACCATGAGCAGATGGTGGCCAGCAGTTGTGGTGCCTCAGCCCACGAACTGCCGCTGACACCGCCGGCTGAGGCCATCTACTCCTTGGAGTGGTCACCTGTCAAGATGTTGGCACCCACAGTGCACCCCTCATATACTTTCCCAGAAGCCCAGGACTCCTCCAATTTTCTGCAAGGCCCGTGGTCTTTGGGTCCAGCTGTCCCTCCCGCCCCCTCCTCCACTGATGATGCCCCTTGGTGGACCCTGCAGCAGCCAAGCAATTTCTCTCTGGGACATCCACTAGTTCTCAGTCCCCAGCCTCCCCTTGCGCCCTTCCTGCAGAGCCCTCCCAAAGGGCTGTTGAGTACAGCTCGCCGTTGTCGTCGCTGCAAATGCCCCAACTGCCAGGGAGCCAGCAGGTCCCACGAGGAGCCAGGGAGGAAGAAGCAACATGTCTGCCATCTGCCAGGGTGCGGCAAGGTCTATGGCAAAACCTCTCACTTGAAGGCCCACCTCCGCTGGCATGCAGGCGAGCGCCCCTTCATTTGCTCCTGGCTGTACTGTGGGAAGAGCTTCACTCGCTCTGATGAGCTGCAAAGGCACCTTCGGACACACACGGGGGAGAAGCGTTTTGGCTGCCAGCTGTGCCCCAAGAGATTTATGCGCAGTGATCACCTAGCAAAGCATGTCAAGACCCACCAGGGAAAGCGGGTCCGGAATGTGGCTGTTGTGACAGCAGCCGCAGTGGGCATCAAGCGAGAGTGA